In one Agrobacterium tumefaciens genomic region, the following are encoded:
- a CDS encoding AAA family ATPase, giving the protein MDRFIILSGCSGGGKSTLLAELARRGFATVEEPGRRIVIAETRNGGTTLPWIDIEAFARRAIAMALEDRQKAPPEGPVFFDRGLIDAASALRYVNGDSFIDTLQNTHRYNRLVFLTPPWPEIYRGDSERKHGLDAAVEEYERLLRDYARLDYETVVLPKAPVSERADIVLERVAEKAG; this is encoded by the coding sequence ATGGACCGCTTCATCATCCTTTCCGGCTGCTCCGGCGGCGGAAAATCCACGCTTCTCGCCGAGCTTGCCCGACGCGGTTTCGCCACCGTGGAAGAGCCCGGCCGCCGCATCGTCATCGCAGAAACCCGCAATGGCGGCACGACCCTGCCGTGGATCGACATCGAAGCCTTCGCCCGCCGCGCCATCGCCATGGCGCTCGAAGACCGGCAAAAGGCCCCGCCGGAAGGCCCGGTCTTCTTCGATCGAGGCCTGATCGACGCCGCCTCGGCACTTCGCTATGTCAACGGTGACAGCTTTATCGATACGCTGCAAAACACGCACCGCTATAACCGGCTCGTTTTCCTCACCCCACCCTGGCCGGAGATTTACCGGGGAGACAGCGAACGCAAACACGGTTTGGATGCGGCGGTGGAGGAGTATGAACGCCTGCTGCGTGATTACGCCCGGCTGGATTATGAGACTGTGGTGCTGCCGAAAGCTCCGGTTTCGGAGCGCGCCGATATCGTGCTGGAGAGGGTGGCGGAGAAAGCCGGCTGA
- a CDS encoding branched-chain amino acid ABC transporter substrate-binding protein — MKKSLLSAVALTAMVAFSGSAWADVLIAVGGPLTGPNAAFGAQLQKGAEQAAKDINAAGGINGEQIKIVLGDDVSDPKQGISVANKFVADGVKFVVGHFNSGVSIPASEVYAENGILEVTPAATNPVFTERGLWNTFRTCGRDDQQGGIAGKYLADHYKDAKIAIIHDKTPYGQGLADETKKAANAAGLTEAMYEGVNVGDKDFSALISKMKEAGVTVIYWGGLHTEAGLIIRQAADQGLKAKLISGDGIVSNELASIAGDAVEGTLNTFGPDPTLRPENKELVEKFKAAGFNPEAYTLYSYAALQAIAGAAKAAGSVEPEKVAEALKKGTFPTALGDISFDEKGDPKLPGYVMYEWKKGPDGKFSYFQQGT, encoded by the coding sequence ATGAAGAAGTCTCTTCTTTCCGCCGTTGCGCTGACCGCCATGGTCGCCTTCAGCGGTTCGGCCTGGGCCGATGTCCTGATCGCTGTCGGCGGCCCGCTGACCGGCCCGAACGCTGCTTTCGGTGCTCAGCTTCAGAAGGGTGCCGAGCAGGCTGCGAAAGACATCAACGCTGCCGGCGGTATCAACGGCGAACAGATCAAGATCGTGCTGGGCGATGACGTTTCCGACCCCAAGCAGGGTATCTCGGTTGCCAACAAATTCGTTGCTGATGGCGTGAAATTCGTCGTCGGCCACTTCAACTCCGGCGTTTCCATTCCTGCTTCCGAAGTTTATGCCGAAAACGGCATTCTCGAAGTAACGCCTGCCGCGACCAACCCTGTCTTCACCGAGCGCGGCCTGTGGAACACCTTCCGCACCTGCGGTCGTGACGACCAGCAGGGCGGCATCGCCGGCAAGTATCTGGCCGACCACTACAAGGACGCCAAGATCGCCATCATTCACGACAAGACCCCCTATGGTCAGGGCCTTGCCGACGAAACCAAGAAGGCAGCCAATGCGGCCGGCCTGACGGAAGCCATGTATGAAGGCGTCAATGTCGGCGACAAGGACTTCTCCGCGCTGATCTCGAAGATGAAGGAAGCCGGCGTCACGGTTATCTATTGGGGCGGCCTGCACACGGAAGCCGGTCTGATCATCCGCCAGGCGGCCGATCAGGGCCTGAAGGCGAAGCTCATCTCGGGTGACGGCATCGTCTCGAACGAACTCGCTTCCATCGCCGGCGACGCTGTCGAAGGCACGCTCAACACCTTCGGTCCCGATCCGACGCTGCGTCCTGAAAACAAGGAACTGGTAGAGAAGTTCAAGGCCGCCGGCTTCAACCCGGAAGCCTACACCCTCTACTCCTACGCCGCCCTGCAGGCGATTGCCGGCGCTGCCAAGGCTGCCGGCTCGGTTGAGCCGGAAAAGGTTGCCGAAGCTCTGAAGAAGGGCACCTTCCCGACCGCGCTCGGCGACATCTCCTTCGACGAGAAGGGCGACCCGAAGCTTCCCGGTTACGTCATGTACGAGTGGAAGAAGGGCCCGGACGGCAAGTTCAGCTACTTCCAGCAGGGGACGTGA
- a CDS encoding ABC transporter ATP-binding protein → MSGEPLLKVQGVETYYGNIRALAGVDVEVNKGEIVSLIGANGAGKSTLMMTICGSPQARVGQVTFDGEDITRLPTHLIARKRIAQSPEGRRIFPRMTVLENLQMGANLDNLKYFKEDVEKIFVMFPRLKERQSQRGGTLSGGEQQMLSIGRALMARPKLLLLDEPSLGLAPLIVKGIFEAIKKLNQEEGLTVFLVEQNAFAALKLSDRAYVMVNGKVTMSGSGRELLADPQVRAAYLEGGRH, encoded by the coding sequence ATGTCCGGTGAACCGCTTCTTAAAGTTCAGGGTGTCGAAACCTATTATGGCAATATCCGTGCTCTGGCGGGTGTCGATGTCGAAGTCAACAAGGGTGAGATCGTCAGCCTGATCGGCGCCAATGGCGCCGGCAAGTCGACGCTGATGATGACCATCTGCGGCAGCCCGCAGGCGCGTGTCGGCCAGGTGACTTTCGACGGTGAGGATATTACCCGTCTGCCCACCCATCTGATCGCCCGCAAACGCATTGCCCAGTCGCCTGAAGGCCGCCGGATTTTCCCGCGCATGACGGTGCTGGAAAACCTGCAGATGGGCGCCAATCTCGACAACCTCAAATATTTCAAAGAGGACGTCGAGAAAATCTTCGTCATGTTCCCGCGATTGAAAGAGCGCCAGAGCCAGCGCGGCGGCACGCTTTCCGGCGGCGAGCAGCAGATGCTCTCCATCGGTCGCGCGCTGATGGCAAGGCCGAAGCTTCTGCTTCTCGACGAACCGTCGCTGGGTCTCGCGCCGCTGATCGTCAAGGGCATCTTCGAAGCGATCAAAAAACTCAACCAGGAGGAGGGGCTGACGGTCTTCCTCGTGGAGCAGAACGCCTTTGCCGCGCTCAAGCTTTCCGACCGCGCCTATGTGATGGTCAACGGCAAGGTGACGATGAGCGGTTCGGGCAGGGAGCTGCTTGCCGATCCGCAGGTGCGCGCCGCCTATCTGGAAGGCGGCCGGCACTGA
- a CDS encoding ABC transporter ATP-binding protein encodes MASGTTTMANDTILKVEHLSMRFGGLMAINDFSFEAKRGEITALIGPNGAGKTTVFNCITGFYKPTMGMITMRQQNGEAHLLERLPDFEITKKAKVARTFQNIRLFSGLTVLENLLVAQHNALMKASGYTILGLLGLPAYKKAVNNSIEKAKYWLDKADLTDRADDPAGDLPYGAQRRLEIARAMCTGPELLCLDEPAAGLNPKESLALNALLRGIRDEGTSLLLIEHDMSVVMQISDHVVVLEYGQKISDGSPDHVKNDPKVIAAYLGVEDDEVEDVIAEELDGGAA; translated from the coding sequence ATGGCTTCCGGAACGACAACAATGGCAAATGATACGATCCTCAAGGTCGAACATCTCTCGATGCGCTTCGGCGGCCTGATGGCCATCAACGACTTCTCCTTCGAGGCGAAGCGCGGAGAGATCACGGCGCTTATCGGCCCGAACGGTGCGGGAAAGACCACGGTTTTCAACTGCATCACCGGCTTCTACAAGCCGACGATGGGCATGATCACCATGCGTCAGCAAAATGGCGAGGCGCATCTTCTGGAGCGGCTGCCGGATTTCGAAATCACCAAGAAGGCGAAGGTGGCACGCACCTTCCAGAACATCCGCTTGTTCTCGGGTCTGACGGTTCTGGAAAATCTGCTCGTGGCGCAGCACAATGCGCTGATGAAGGCGTCGGGTTACACCATTCTCGGCCTTCTTGGCCTGCCGGCTTACAAAAAGGCGGTCAACAACTCGATCGAGAAAGCCAAATACTGGCTGGACAAGGCCGATCTGACCGACCGCGCCGATGATCCGGCCGGCGACCTGCCCTATGGCGCACAGCGCCGTCTGGAAATCGCCCGCGCCATGTGCACGGGGCCGGAACTTCTCTGCCTCGATGAACCGGCGGCGGGTCTCAACCCGAAGGAATCGCTGGCGCTCAACGCGCTGCTGCGCGGTATCCGCGACGAGGGGACGTCTCTGCTTCTGATCGAGCACGACATGTCGGTGGTGATGCAGATTTCGGACCATGTCGTGGTTCTCGAATATGGCCAGAAGATTTCCGACGGTTCGCCTGACCATGTGAAGAACGACCCCAAGGTCATCGCCGCCTATCTGGGTGTCGAGGATGATGAAGTGGAAGACGTGATTGCGGAAGAACTCGACGGAGGAGCGGCCTGA
- the livM gene encoding high-affinity branched-chain amino acid ABC transporter permease LivM produces the protein MTNIASEHDTSNPSLMATAVKEGIFAGIVSLGMFILYVGIVTYQDINNQLIWGTRWGLLAVFVGVAAVGRFLMVGFIKPSLDRRKLAKAKSGILEISEEKGFFHKHFLKLALVLLLLYPVIAVQLFGFQGSLKFVDNFGIQILIYVMLAWGLNIVVGLAGLLDLGYVAFYAVGAYSYALLSSHFGLSFWVLLPVAGILAGFWGIILGFPVLRLRGDYLAIVTLAFGEIIRLVLLNWTEVTKGTFGISGIAKASVFGIWSFDVGASNNFAKAFGLSMSSAYYKIFLFYVILLLCMLTAYVTIKLRRMPIGRAWEALREDEIACRSLGIDTVITKLTAFATGAMFGGFAGSFFAARQGFVSPESFVFLESAVILAIVVLGGMGSLTGIAIAALVMVGGTEALREMEFLKHVFGPDFTPELYRMLLFGLAMVIVMLFKPRGFVGSREPTAFLKERKAVSGSFTKEGHG, from the coding sequence ATGACCAATATCGCTTCCGAACACGACACTTCCAACCCGAGCCTGATGGCAACGGCGGTGAAGGAAGGCATCTTTGCGGGCATCGTCTCGCTCGGCATGTTCATTCTCTACGTCGGCATCGTCACCTATCAGGACATCAACAACCAGCTCATCTGGGGCACCCGCTGGGGCCTGCTGGCGGTCTTCGTGGGCGTTGCCGCCGTCGGCCGTTTCCTGATGGTGGGCTTCATCAAGCCGTCGCTGGATCGCCGCAAGCTTGCCAAGGCCAAAAGCGGCATTCTGGAAATTTCCGAGGAAAAAGGCTTTTTCCACAAGCACTTCCTGAAGCTGGCGCTGGTTCTGCTGCTGCTTTATCCCGTGATCGCCGTGCAATTGTTCGGCTTTCAGGGTTCGCTGAAATTCGTTGACAATTTCGGCATCCAGATCCTCATCTACGTGATGCTGGCCTGGGGCCTCAACATCGTCGTCGGCCTCGCTGGCCTGCTCGATCTCGGTTACGTGGCCTTCTATGCCGTCGGCGCCTATTCCTATGCGCTGCTCTCAAGCCATTTCGGCCTGTCCTTCTGGGTGCTTTTGCCGGTTGCCGGCATTCTTGCGGGTTTCTGGGGCATCATTCTCGGTTTCCCGGTCCTGCGGCTTCGCGGCGACTATCTGGCCATCGTCACGCTCGCCTTTGGTGAGATCATCCGCCTTGTCTTGCTCAACTGGACGGAAGTGACCAAGGGCACCTTCGGCATTTCCGGCATCGCCAAGGCGTCCGTCTTCGGCATCTGGTCCTTCGATGTCGGCGCGTCGAACAATTTCGCCAAGGCCTTCGGCCTGTCGATGTCGTCCGCCTATTACAAGATATTCCTGTTCTACGTGATCCTGCTTCTGTGCATGCTGACGGCTTATGTCACCATCAAGCTGCGCCGCATGCCGATCGGCCGCGCCTGGGAGGCGCTGCGTGAGGACGAAATCGCCTGCCGTTCGCTCGGTATCGATACCGTCATCACCAAGCTCACCGCCTTTGCGACGGGCGCCATGTTCGGCGGTTTCGCCGGCTCGTTCTTCGCCGCGCGTCAGGGTTTCGTGTCGCCGGAAAGCTTCGTCTTCCTGGAATCGGCTGTCATCCTCGCCATCGTCGTTCTCGGCGGCATGGGGTCGCTCACGGGCATCGCCATTGCGGCGCTGGTCATGGTTGGCGGCACCGAGGCGCTGCGTGAAATGGAATTCCTGAAGCATGTCTTCGGGCCCGATTTCACGCCGGAACTTTACCGCATGCTGCTGTTCGGTCTCGCCATGGTCATCGTCATGCTGTTCAAACCGCGCGGTTTCGTCGGCTCGCGTGAACCCACGGCCTTCCTCAAAGAACGCAAGGCCGTCTCCGGCAGCTTTACCAAGGAAGGTCACGGTTGA
- a CDS encoding branched-chain amino acid ABC transporter permease, giving the protein MEYFIQQLINGLTLGSIYGLIAIGYTMVYGIIGMINFAHGDIFMLGGFAALIVFLVVTSFVAGIPVALLLLLMMVIAMLMTGLWNWVIERVAYRPLRGSFRLAPLITAIGMSIALSNFIQVTQGPRNKPIPSLVTESYHLGAITVSLKQLIIMVVTSVLLFAFWYIVNKTPLGRAQRATEQDRKMAALLGVDVDKTISITFIMGAALASVAGTMYLMYYGVASFNDGFIPGVKAFTAAVLGGIGSLPGAVLGGLLIGLIESLWSAYFSIAYKDVAAFGILAFVLIFKPTGILGRPEVEKV; this is encoded by the coding sequence ATGGAGTATTTTATCCAGCAGCTCATCAACGGGCTGACTCTTGGATCGATCTACGGCCTCATCGCAATTGGCTATACGATGGTCTACGGCATCATCGGCATGATCAACTTCGCCCATGGCGATATTTTCATGCTTGGCGGTTTCGCCGCGCTGATTGTTTTTCTGGTCGTGACATCTTTTGTCGCCGGCATTCCGGTGGCGCTTCTTCTGCTTTTGATGATGGTCATCGCCATGCTGATGACCGGATTGTGGAACTGGGTCATCGAGCGCGTCGCCTACCGGCCTCTGCGCGGCTCGTTCCGCCTGGCGCCGCTGATAACCGCCATCGGCATGTCGATCGCGCTGTCCAACTTCATCCAGGTCACGCAGGGTCCGCGCAACAAGCCGATCCCGTCGCTGGTGACGGAAAGCTACCATCTCGGTGCGATCACCGTTTCGCTGAAGCAGCTCATCATCATGGTGGTGACATCCGTGCTGCTCTTCGCCTTCTGGTACATCGTCAACAAGACACCGCTCGGACGGGCGCAGCGCGCCACCGAACAGGACCGCAAGATGGCGGCGCTTCTGGGTGTTGATGTCGACAAGACGATCTCCATCACCTTCATCATGGGTGCGGCGCTCGCTTCGGTCGCAGGCACGATGTATCTGATGTATTACGGCGTCGCCTCGTTCAATGACGGCTTCATTCCGGGCGTCAAGGCGTTCACGGCGGCCGTTCTCGGTGGTATCGGCTCGCTTCCGGGCGCTGTTCTCGGCGGTCTGCTGATCGGGCTCATCGAGTCGCTCTGGTCGGCCTATTTCTCCATTGCCTACAAGGACGTCGCGGCATTCGGCATCCTGGCTTTCGTGCTGATCTTCAAGCCGACCGGCATTCTCGGTCGTCCGGAAGTCGAGAAGGTTTGA
- the cysQ gene encoding 3'(2'),5'-bisphosphate nucleotidase CysQ, with product MIDILTKAALDAGQAIMAVHRAGPNVSYKDDCSPVTEADQRAETIILQALAANFPEIPVVAEEAVSNGILPETGKEFFLVDPLDGTKEFISGKDDFTVNIALIRNGVPVAGVVYAPCRGQAWTGKDDSAEKLAISGEGAILARHPIRARQRGASPVALISRSHCTAKTEAFVAEHGLKDCISVGSSLKFCMLAEGAADIYPRFSRTMMWDTAAGDAVLRAAGGRTLDCDGQPLAYEVRGDGEDALANPDFIAEGAMAG from the coding sequence ATGATCGACATATTGACGAAAGCGGCGCTGGACGCCGGGCAGGCGATCATGGCGGTCCATCGCGCCGGCCCGAATGTGTCCTATAAGGATGACTGCTCGCCGGTAACCGAGGCCGACCAGCGCGCCGAGACGATCATTCTTCAGGCGCTGGCCGCCAATTTTCCCGAAATTCCCGTTGTCGCCGAAGAGGCGGTCTCGAACGGCATCCTGCCGGAGACGGGCAAGGAATTTTTTCTGGTCGACCCGCTGGATGGAACCAAGGAATTCATTTCCGGCAAGGACGACTTCACCGTCAATATCGCCCTGATCAGAAACGGCGTTCCGGTGGCAGGCGTCGTCTACGCCCCCTGCCGCGGCCAGGCATGGACCGGCAAGGACGACAGTGCCGAAAAACTCGCAATATCAGGCGAAGGTGCGATCCTGGCGCGCCATCCCATCCGGGCCCGCCAGCGCGGCGCATCGCCCGTAGCGCTGATCAGCCGCTCGCACTGTACGGCAAAAACGGAAGCCTTCGTCGCCGAACACGGGCTGAAAGACTGCATTTCCGTCGGCTCCTCGCTGAAATTCTGCATGCTGGCGGAAGGGGCGGCCGATATCTACCCCCGCTTCAGCCGCACCATGATGTGGGATACGGCCGCCGGCGATGCCGTGCTGCGCGCCGCCGGCGGCAGAACGCTGGATTGCGACGGCCAGCCGCTTGCCTATGAGGTGAGAGGCGACGGCGAGGATGCGCTGGCCAATCCGGATTTCATCGCCGAAGGGGCGATGGCGGGGTAA
- a CDS encoding DUF2793 domain-containing protein yields the protein MTEQTARLRLPYILPSQAQKHVTHNEALQRLDAIVQLVVRGVVAAPPETAPEGSCFLLSPDATGDWAGKGGRLAFRQDDAWLSIMPQPGWTAWFIDEGKYRVLREGAWQDMPLPATGTFQRLGIGTEADASNRLALAAPASLFTHGQENGSHRMAINKAAKADTASLLFQSGWSGRAEMGLAGSDGFAIKTSADGTTWHIALSCSADGRVSLPNRAVVLAGLPAGTTKPANGSAAGFSLLIIDEGGFALGDPVGTGGGRELIVPAKGLYLAILSLAVASSSGHRVSLSVNGAAGNCSIAGNASSAGASQSATFILPLNAGDRLRLQHEGSAEFTHGSGKTCLSLAAL from the coding sequence ATGACGGAACAGACGGCGAGACTTCGGCTTCCCTACATCCTGCCCTCCCAGGCGCAAAAACACGTGACCCACAATGAGGCGCTGCAACGGCTGGACGCGATCGTCCAGCTGGTCGTCAGGGGCGTGGTCGCCGCACCGCCCGAAACTGCGCCGGAGGGGAGCTGCTTCCTGCTGTCCCCGGACGCCACGGGAGACTGGGCGGGCAAGGGCGGAAGGCTCGCCTTCCGGCAGGATGACGCCTGGCTCTCGATAATGCCGCAGCCAGGCTGGACGGCATGGTTTATCGACGAGGGAAAATATCGTGTGTTGCGGGAGGGCGCATGGCAGGACATGCCGCTGCCCGCAACCGGCACGTTCCAAAGGCTGGGCATAGGCACCGAGGCCGATGCCAGCAACCGCCTGGCGCTCGCCGCCCCTGCCAGCCTTTTCACCCACGGCCAGGAGAATGGCAGCCATCGCATGGCGATCAACAAGGCAGCGAAAGCCGATACCGCATCGCTGCTGTTCCAGTCCGGCTGGAGCGGCCGGGCGGAAATGGGCCTTGCCGGCAGTGACGGCTTTGCAATCAAGACCAGCGCCGATGGCACCACTTGGCATATAGCGCTTTCATGCAGCGCCGACGGCCGCGTCTCGCTGCCCAACCGGGCCGTGGTTCTGGCAGGACTGCCGGCGGGCACGACAAAACCGGCCAACGGTTCGGCAGCGGGTTTTTCGCTGCTCATCATCGATGAGGGCGGTTTTGCGCTCGGCGACCCGGTTGGCACGGGCGGAGGAAGGGAATTGATCGTTCCTGCAAAGGGTCTTTATCTCGCCATTCTGTCGCTTGCCGTGGCCTCCTCCTCCGGCCACCGGGTTTCGCTGTCGGTCAACGGCGCGGCAGGCAATTGCAGCATTGCCGGAAACGCCTCCAGCGCCGGCGCTTCACAATCGGCCACCTTCATTCTTCCCCTCAATGCCGGGGACCGCCTGCGGCTGCAGCATGAGGGATCGGCGGAATTTACCCATGGCAGCGGAAAAACGTGCCTTTCGCTTGCGGCGCTGTGA
- a CDS encoding DUF1153 domain-containing protein: protein MTEMIRPRVKYVIGPDGSPLTIADLPPANTRRWVIRRKAEVVAAVRGGLLSLEEACERYTLTVEEFLSWQSSIADHGLAGLRTTRIQQYRH from the coding sequence ATGACCGAAATGATACGCCCACGAGTTAAATATGTCATCGGCCCCGATGGCAGCCCTCTGACGATTGCGGATCTTCCGCCTGCCAATACCCGTCGCTGGGTCATTCGCAGAAAGGCGGAGGTGGTTGCAGCGGTTCGCGGAGGACTTTTGAGCCTCGAGGAAGCCTGCGAGCGTTATACGCTTACCGTTGAAGAATTCCTGTCCTGGCAGTCCTCGATCGCCGATCATGGCCTTGCAGGCCTGCGCACCACGCGCATTCAGCAATATCGCCACTGA
- a CDS encoding N-acetyltransferase → MDILSTETGSHGEYSATVEGHKAEMTYSRTSPSLIIIDHTGVPDALRGKGVGQALAAHAIDEARKGGWKIIPLCPFFKAQTLRHPEWADVING, encoded by the coding sequence ATGGACATTCTCAGCACCGAAACCGGATCGCACGGCGAATATTCGGCAACCGTCGAAGGCCACAAGGCCGAGATGACCTATTCCCGCACCTCCCCTTCGCTGATCATTATCGACCATACCGGCGTGCCCGATGCCCTGCGCGGCAAGGGCGTCGGCCAGGCGCTCGCGGCCCACGCCATCGACGAGGCCCGCAAGGGCGGCTGGAAAATCATTCCGCTCTGCCCGTTCTTCAAGGCCCAGACGCTGCGCCATCCTGAATGGGCGGATGTTATAAACGGGTAA
- a CDS encoding DUF1059 domain-containing protein → MARQYIDCREFPSDSKCTIAISADTPEELMEAAVQHAVAVHGAEDTAEFREEIRRSMHAGMPPLKVA, encoded by the coding sequence ATGGCTCGCCAATATATCGATTGCCGCGAATTCCCCAGTGACAGCAAATGCACCATCGCCATCTCCGCCGATACGCCGGAGGAGCTGATGGAAGCGGCCGTTCAGCATGCCGTGGCAGTGCACGGTGCCGAGGACACGGCTGAATTCCGCGAGGAAATCCGCAGGAGCATGCATGCCGGAATGCCGCCGCTGAAGGTGGCGTGA
- a CDS encoding flagellar export protein FliJ gives MKSRDSLVRLKEFQVNEKRRQLNQLQQMMSEFERMAKELVHQISLEESKSGITDPTHFAYPTFAKAARQRADNLQVSIRELKAQQEAAEASLEEVQAEYEKAAALENRDGAIRARA, from the coding sequence ATGAAGTCGCGTGACAGCCTGGTTCGCCTGAAGGAATTTCAGGTTAATGAAAAACGCCGGCAGCTTAACCAGCTGCAGCAGATGATGTCCGAGTTCGAGCGGATGGCAAAGGAACTGGTGCATCAGATATCTCTGGAAGAGAGCAAGTCGGGCATTACCGATCCGACGCATTTCGCCTATCCGACCTTCGCCAAGGCCGCGCGCCAGCGGGCCGATAATCTTCAGGTCTCGATCCGCGAGCTGAAGGCCCAGCAGGAAGCCGCCGAAGCTTCGCTGGAAGAGGTGCAGGCCGAATATGAAAAGGCCGCGGCACTGGAAAACCGCGACGGAGCGATCCGCGCCCGCGCCTGA
- a CDS encoding response regulator transcription factor: MRVLLIEDDSATAQSIELMLKSESFNVYTTDLGEEGVDLGKLYDYDIILLDLNLPDMSGYEVLRTLRLSKVKTPILILSGMAGIEDKVRGLGFGADDYMTKPFHKDELVARIHAIVRRSKGHAQSVIATGELIVNLDAKTVEVGGQRVHLTGKEYQMLELLSLRKGTTLTKEMFLNHLYGGMDEPELKIIDVFICKLRKKLANAAGGANYIETVWGRGYVLREPDGATEFLETA, translated from the coding sequence ATGCGGGTTCTACTTATTGAAGACGACAGCGCGACAGCGCAGAGCATTGAACTGATGCTCAAGTCGGAGAGCTTTAACGTCTATACGACCGACCTCGGTGAGGAAGGCGTGGACCTTGGCAAGCTCTATGATTACGACATTATTCTTCTCGATCTCAACCTGCCCGACATGTCGGGTTACGAGGTCCTGAGAACCTTGCGCCTTTCCAAGGTCAAGACGCCTATCCTCATTCTCTCCGGCATGGCCGGCATCGAGGACAAGGTTCGCGGTCTCGGCTTCGGCGCTGACGATTACATGACAAAGCCCTTCCACAAGGATGAGCTTGTTGCCCGCATTCACGCAATCGTCCGCCGTTCCAAGGGCCACGCGCAATCGGTCATCGCCACCGGCGAGCTGATCGTCAATCTCGATGCCAAGACGGTTGAAGTGGGCGGCCAGCGCGTTCACCTGACCGGCAAGGAATATCAGATGCTCGAGCTGCTTTCGCTGCGCAAGGGCACGACGCTGACCAAGGAAATGTTCCTGAACCACCTCTATGGAGGCATGGACGAACCGGAACTGAAGATCATCGACGTCTTCATCTGCAAGCTGCGCAAGAAGCTCGCAAATGCCGCAGGCGGCGCAAACTACATCGAAACCGTCTGGGGCCGCGGCTATGTTCTGCGCGAGCCGGATGGCGCCACGGAATTCCTTGAAACCGCCTGA
- a CDS encoding GNAT family N-acetyltransferase has translation MNHPIPTLKTERLTLRPLVMEDFPAYQDFMASPRSIGVGGPYDLWKTWGVFCHDLANWYFFGHGALMIDRGDTGECIGQIGINHGPLFPEKELGWLLYDGHEGRGYAAEAAVAMRDWAFKTLNLPTLVSYVSPQNSKSAAVAERIGGALDPLAPRSDPEDLVYRYHPANAA, from the coding sequence ATGAACCACCCTATCCCCACGCTTAAGACTGAACGCCTGACGCTGCGCCCATTGGTCATGGAAGACTTTCCCGCCTATCAGGACTTCATGGCGTCGCCGCGCTCCATTGGCGTCGGCGGGCCATATGACCTCTGGAAGACATGGGGCGTATTCTGCCACGATCTGGCCAACTGGTACTTTTTCGGCCACGGCGCGCTGATGATCGACCGTGGTGACACGGGTGAATGCATCGGCCAGATCGGCATCAATCACGGCCCGCTCTTTCCCGAAAAGGAACTCGGCTGGCTGCTTTACGATGGCCACGAAGGGCGCGGTTATGCTGCGGAAGCCGCTGTGGCAATGCGCGACTGGGCCTTCAAGACCCTGAACCTGCCAACCCTCGTCAGCTACGTCTCGCCGCAAAACAGCAAATCAGCGGCTGTCGCCGAGCGCATCGGTGGCGCCCTCGATCCGTTGGCACCACGCTCCGATCCCGAAGACCTCGTTTATCGCTATCATCCGGCCAACGCAGCTTGA